TTATGTGCCACCAGAATtagttacattatttatttcaaacacgtaagattaatgatttaaagatttttattctttatattacttaattttgtaaaatcaatatataacaatatttacaatattaacaatttttattttaggggTGGAAATGCACCATCATATATTTACAGATTACTCAGTGAATTGTACCATCCAGatgattatgaattataatagataaatattaaaatatatttatagttatatatttataatttaattcttttttagataattatcaaaacatttaatctttctaaagaaatgtttttaataaaaaaagaaactattaatatttaaaaacaacttCTCTTgtaggaatatttatttacatattaagatatatatatatatatatatatatacatatatatatgtatatatatacaagtaaatataaatttgtttttataaaagatattacactaataatcttataaattcgaaattattaaatattgatttaaaaaaagtaacataCAAAATACTTAAATGTTACTTTACATTTCTGGAATGTATCCACGTTTGATGTACTATACATAAGGATTCCAATTGCTGCCATCTTCAGGTTGTAAAGAACCTGTGACTAATAGAATCACATCAAAAATCCACCATACTCCTACTCCTCCTAACGTCAATAGTTTGCCAACAGCAGTACCAGTTTGCCCTAAACAAAATCGATCCATACCCAAAAAACCTAACAGAATACTATACAATAAAGTAGTAGCAAAATAATGGTCACTATATTTTATGCAAGGAACTCCTTCACGATTAAATGTTCTAGGTCCATAACACTCTATATATGGCAACACAGTACATGATACTTTAGTTTTTTCAACATCTTCATATCTGGAGCCtccaaactaaaaataaaatgtttaaaaaattactgttttgataaaatatttatatttataatatacaatattatacctTTACACAACCAAATCCGGTTTCTTCTTTGGCAGTTTTATTACCTTTGTGATCAATTGGTTCTTCACattctataaattcttttgGCCTGTAAAATGTACATTCatgctataaaaataaataatttattgaaacaaaaaaaaaacagtaatctattcattatttaagataatttttaatcaataaatgtgatttaatttgtaaatacttacaaaaatttacacaTTACTAATGGACCTTCAGGTCTGTATTCTTGTTGAGAATCcgtagtattatttattaccatAATTGTTGAACATATTTGTGAATTCCGcaaaagataaagaagaaataaaaccgCGTATTGTAACCTCATCTTGCCGAGTCTGACATGTTTAAACGCTTAACTTCTGATATTCAAAGTTTACGAGGACATATAGATAGAATGCATTTTCAATCATATATGATGTATCGTATACAGAatcatatatagaaaatatagttGTGTACAGGAATTATTCAATTGGACGAAGAGTAATTTAACTCCATCGGAATGATCCAATAGAAAGACGCTTCGAATTATAAGAGCCAATGATAAAGTATCTTCTGTTATTGCCTAAAGTGACTTTTAAAGACGCGCAGTGATTTCGGAATTGCTCGATCGTCCGCTCTAAAAGAATTTAGTTTTGTCAGGAATCAGAGACGTATGTTTCGTGCTTGGTGGAAGGTATATACATAGTGGTTGTAAAAGAGTAAACAAAGTGATCGTGtatcatatatcattaatatttttaaagcaatatACTTTGTGGTTTGAAATCTAAGCGTATATGTACGGAAATATGCGCGAAAGGGAGGAATTTTGCCGAAGTTTTCCACCGGGACAACCGATCCAGGCACCGACGGCACGAGCTCTGGGCCTTGACGCTCTTCACAATCTTTGTAAAGAGATCTATCCGGACCAAAGCAATCCGCTCACTGTCACTGCAGTTGTAAAGTACTGGTAAGAATTCTGCATATTAATGCGTAGCAACAAAAAGTGATTTTTTAGCGCTAGAATGTGTGAGATTTAAATTGCATGCTTACTGTTTATGTcagaatgagaaaaaaaaaatattagataaaatagaaatattaatattaatattaatttgcacttttaattaattacacattttaatttattttttgtattatacaattttgaaaatattttagaaattatttacgtgtttatatatttttaaagtgtgaatttattaaaaattattgttttatttcttaattatttcttacctATCatacatatcaatttttaatattcgtgttttattaaaaattaaaaaaattaaaaattatttgatttttaaaataaaattaaataatcaaaattaaaaattaatatcaattttattttattttgattctatttaattaattttatgttataatttttctgcataaaatttttgtaataatatataattatataaataataaaaatgaataataattattgatattaaatatattaaatgaaaaataattattaatatttcttagaaaaaaaattattacatttaatatcttcttttttatttttttatagaattttttttataaattaaatatccatatatcttataatacaaaaatatcattatatcattaaataatattttaattattcattgaatatatatttataatttttcataaataatttacgtaTTTTTTGATTGATACTATATTGTAAAGTTCTATATTGAAAAGGTGGTTTCTATTAAGTTTAAGTATGGAACTCTTATACAGAAGAAAGGACGACTTATATTTAGCCACCCTTAGTCGTACGTGAATTTAACCGGATGTAAAACCAAATAACTGAGATTTTCTATGCACCTTTGCTTAGGTTGGGAGGTCCGGATCCTCTAGACTACATAAGTATGTATGAAAATTCAGGTTGTCCAGAATTAGGCATACCACCACATTGGCATTATATTAGGTGAGTTTTATCATTTCCAAATATTCTCATCTAAttgtctatataatatttattatatatatatattatataatatttatttatgaaaatattttatattttaaaagttaaaaaatataaaatacttaacaaatcataattatttatataataattatttttatatttattgcttgtattttgaataagtttgtaatataaattttaataatgatctaTTAATGATTTCTTACTACGCACGCGATTGTTGAAGTGAAATACTACTTCGCAtcattcattcaaaaaaaaacgttttttttttctatagcatggtgaagaaggaagaatcagagtgttaaaaaaaaacgggAAGTCGGGTATTCGTCAGTGTCACTGTTGTATAGTAGGAGTGTGCCTCTGTTTGATGTGAGCGCATGTTATTTTTCCGACACACCCTTGATGACATGTATATGCGGCATCCATTTCTGTCATTCGggaatttcatttatcgttTTGATACATTAAACTTAAACctgaactttaaaaatattagcacttttttattactttttcatatatttataaataatattaaaaatttaaaataatatcttttttgtcgtattaatgttatttaattaatctaagttattaaaagttattaaaatatagtatacaatttgctatatttaacaattcacATTGTAGAAAGATAAATGAATGCTCGTTTCAGGAATTCCTCATTAAAAACTAGGCGCCGAATGACGAATGGTCTACCGCGAAAGGGTgttcatttgttttttctcattttcaatGGGTGACCCTTCCTTCTTCAGTCTGAAGCAGCTGTTCCAATAGTTCcctctttttctatatatagaaagtATAGGGTACAGGAAGATAAAGTTGTTTGAAGCGCGACGCATCGGAAATAGATCCGTGGGTTTTACCTTTTTCTGTCTGTCTTATCTAAATATGtttcatcattaattaaatttattttttgtagatTAGAGAatctagaattattttatctagttCTATCAAAAGTTTTGCTATTGTACTTGTCTACTCTATCAAGAatctcaatattttaattatttattatcattctttaattttaattttactttagttattttcttcttaaaataatatcataataaaattttttaattaaagtttggGTTTATCGGATTTACATGGAGATGGACGAATACATCCAAAAAGTGGTCCTGGTCGTGCTAGTGGCTTTGGATTTGAACTAACCTTTAGATTAGTcagagaaagaaatgaaatgacTCCTCCCACTTGGCCAGCAAATGTAATGCAACAATTagcaaaatatgtttttaattctgGTAATATGCTGTTGCCGGGAGATCATGTCTCGTGGCATGCACCTCTGGACAATGGCAATGGTCGTATTACACAAATTTTAATGGGCAAAGATCCACAATTACCAGCATCCATATCTACACCACATGGAGatgtaagtttttttaatattaattttgaataaaagtcactcaattttctaatgaaatcagaataaaatatttttaatggttCATGTACAATGTTACAGGTTTCATTTGTTCAAAT
This DNA window, taken from Apis mellifera strain DH4 linkage group LG12, Amel_HAv3.1, whole genome shotgun sequence, encodes the following:
- the LOC408370 gene encoding TM2 domain-containing protein CG11103 — protein: MRLQYAVLFLLYLLRNSQICSTIMVINNTTDSQQEYRPEGPLVMCKFLPKEFIECEEPIDHKGNKTAKEETGFGCVKFGGSRYEDVEKTKVSCTVLPYIECYGPRTFNREGVPCIKYSDHYFATTLLYSILLGFLGMDRFCLGQTGTAVGKLLTLGGVGVWWIFDVILLVTGSLQPEDGSNWNPYV